The genomic segment GACCTCAAATGTTGTTTTTCGAGTGCTTTATTTGTTCAAACATTGTCCTGGAGAAAAGAAGAATCATCCTTACACACAGGACTCCGCCtctaatacacacacacacatatatctatatatgtatgtatattgtatgtgtgtgtgtgtgtgtgtgtgtgtgtatgtatgtatgtcaACTTTATCTGCCATGTTGGGAGAAAGTCATGTATCGGGTTCCCTCACTTTCTACTGCTACCACCATTATTGGTCCCGTGCCATCGAAACGATCCTCACACAGCAAACCCTTTATCTTcgattattttaatttgtaaATGTAGGAAACCTGTTTTTAATGAATCTTGAGGGTCTTCTCTCGTAATAAGAGTCCAGATATTGTTAAACCACTTGCCATTTTGATGATTCGATCGATGAACTATTTCAATGAATATTGTGGTTAGAGTGATTGATGAACTATTTCAATGAATATTGCGGTTGTTAGAGTCATCGGAGAACGTTAAAGTCTGGAATTTTAAAATTCCAGAACTTTAATGGAAATATTCATCAGGAGTTGACCCAAAAACAGCACATAATACTCCTTTCTGTTCAATATTTGCGGGTTTATATGTGTTTTAAATTCGTTAAcgaatttaatatatatatatatatatatatatatttagaaCCGATGAAAAAAGATATAGTTTCACacgaattataaaaaaattaacaaattttatatatttagaaCTGATGGAAAAAACGATgaacaaataaaaattataaaatataaagattaTCAATGCACCAAGAAGTGTACTCCTAAGGCAGGAGTCAAACCAACACAAAAAAGTGGACTACAAGAACAATCAAAGCCCTCCAATCCATGTGTACCTCCTGAATCGACGGTTTATATTCATCTGTCATCTCTTGCATGCTTTCTCCTTCGATCGTTGGAATATTCGCACAGTTTATGTAGATCCAAGGCATAGAATCCGCCTTCGCGAGGATAATCATGTTTAATAATGAAGAAACAAAGTGCCATTTGAATCAAAATTTGTAATTCAAGAGTATCCGAAGAGGGAGAAGGAAAACAGGATCAGCATCAAAGCCAATGGGTTCGTTCTGTGAGTATCCGTTTTCggcatttcttgaaatttgcttAATGTTTTCTTGTGATCGTACAGAGAGATTATGACAATTTCCTGATTCAATTTATTTAAAGACATAGCTTTTGCTTCCGTTTACATGTCATGTTAAAAGTCTTGTGCTTTGTAGTCTGTGATTTGTTGCTCATGCTTGTTAAGTTTGAGACCGGTAGTGCATTTTTCATGATGAGCAAGATGATGGGCTTGTGCACTGCATAAGTAATAAGGTACTGCACAAGAAAAGTAGGACCTGTGGGCTGTGAATAGTGGAACGATATCTAGAAGTTGTAGATTGAAAATTTTAACGAAAAATTGTCCGCTGGTGCATATTTGTTGTGTTTATGATAGAAACGGCCTTAGAAGAACAATATAGTCTGAAAAGATTTTACGTGCTCGAATTAGTTTATCTGATGGCTATTGTAGTATTGTTGATGTGGCTTTCTCCTTGTGAGTTCTACTTCCCTGCCTCAACAAAACAGAAGGAATGTAAAGATTTTGTACACGCTCGAATTAGCTTATCTGGTGGCTATTGTTGATGTGGTTTTCTCCTCTACAACATTATGTAGTAGGAATCTGCTAATctctttattttaaatttaaattgaatTCTGTGTTGTGTCATTTAATTCTGTAAAATGCTTGTCTCTATCAGTTGTTAATTTTGTTTCATGTACTAAAGAGTTAATGTATTATAATcgtgttcttcaatctgatacTTATGTAAAAGTTTCCTTttttcactacaacaaaaaattagaaaaataaatGAGCACCTCGAACTTATGTTCCCAGAGCTCAGTTTTACATGTCCTGCATTGCTTTGCAGGTCATGCCCCTTTCTTTTTTCTTCTATTAATTGTTGGGTGCTCGGCAAGAGCACTTTACCCTCTCCCTGGCAGAAGAAATGACAGAAACAGACTGCCGCTTCAAACATTTCGTCCATATAACATTGCACATCGTGGTTCGAATGGAGAAATTCCCGAAGAAACAGCTGCTGCTTACATGGCATATTCTCCTGTACCTTCCATAATATATGTGCACTGTCCAACACATCTTATTAAAGTTCCTCCTAGTTATCAGTAATAAATTAATTCAGTTACTTCcatgaaatattaaaatcacTGATCTCCATTCTCAAATGTGTCATGCTTGATATCACGGCTCAGTAGTAGTTAATACCTTTTGAATTAGTACAGAGACTTGAATATGGCCAGTTCAAAGCTAATATTGTTCGCTCACAACGGGCCAATCCTAATGTGAAATTTTGATTGACGTTGGATTGATTAGCTATATTTTCTACATGCCACCTTCATATTTGATGCATGTATGATAAACTTGCAGCGAGCTATTGAAGAAGGTGCTGATTTCATAGAGTCTGATATTCTGTCTTCGAAAGATGGTGTTCTTATATGCTTCCATGATGTAAACCTTGATGATACAACTGATATAGCTATGCACAAGGAATTCTCTGATCGAAAGAGGACTTATGAGGTTCAAGGGGATAATATTACCGGCTATTTCACAGGTTAGAACACTTTCAGAACTGGAACTATTTTTCTAGCATTGCCTATCTTCAGATTTAATGCATCTGAATATCTGATCAAGGTGAACCGTAACCTTAAGGTGTGATCTATGCTCGTTTGCCATAATTCATCCATGTCACTGTACAATGattttttacttattttttgtagttaaaacattttaaaatctgCTGTTATGATGTTCAGTTGATTTCACCATAAAAGAGTTAAAATCGTTGCGAGTGAAGCAGAGGTACCATTTTCGGGATCAGCAATATAATGGTTAGTCCCAAAGTTGTGGTACaattatatgaaaataaatattaaacacGCCATGTCCAAAACAAAAAATCTAACACCAGCAATTTATTCATATCACTTTGCAGGTCAATTTCCTATAATCACTTTTGAAGAGTTTATTTCAATCGCTCTTGATGCACCACGAGTTGTTGGAATATATCCAGAGATGAAAAATCCAGTATTTATCAATCAACATGTGAGttccttcttttcttcttaCTACAGCCCTATCTTACTTAGAGCAACAGACGCAAACCGTAAAATGTGACTGATTTGTCTTAAAATATGTCATCTCATACAATGTTTACATATCTTGTTTGGGCAGGTGAAATGGTCAGGTGGAAAGAAATTCGAGGACAAATTTGTCGAGACACTCGAGAAGTACGGATACAAGGGATCCTATTTGTCAAAGCAATGGTTGAAACAGCCTGTTTTTGTTCAGTCGTTTGCACCCACATCTCTTACCTATATATCTAACCTGACTGATGTGCCCAAGATTTTTCTAATTGATGATACAACGATGCCTACTCAGGATACAAATCAGGTCTATACTTTTCACTTCATCCTTATTACATCTGACCGGATATTAACAAGTTCATATCTTTTTTGGGGTATTTATAGCTATTATTAAAGTTACGCACAAATTCTTTCCAAAAGCCAAAACATGAAATAGAAAGTGTTTTAATATTAATGATCATCCGATCCCATTGTAGGCTATAAAATTCGAGAAAAAACCCCTCGAGTAGATTTTCTATCTGATAGGCTATAGGCCATCTTGACTATAGCGGTATCAACTAGTTTTTCATGTTCACAATTGCATGATATTTACTATGTTTGTCAGATTAGTTTTCGTATTTGTTACTTATGAAGTTGTCTTCACTCACAACCCAAAAACCATTGTTGTGAACTCGAGATTTTTGTTATCTGTATATATTCTCGATCTAATGCTAGAAATGTGACACGAATACTAATGTTGTGACAGTCATTTTGGGAGATCACTTCAGATAAATATCTCGACTTTATCAAAGAATATGTTGTGGGAATTGGACCTTGGAAGGATACCCTTGTTACAGCATCCAATAATTATCTGCAAACACCCACCGATCTTGTAGCTAGGGCACATGCTCATAATCTTCAGGTACAAACTCGTTTTTGCCAGTAAAAATCAATCCAAGCAACACAAATACCGGGTATTCTTTACAGACATGTCTAAACTCAAAGATTGTGTCATGCCTTCGAAAACATTTCATTTTACACGATGTTACTTTACTAACAATCTCGACGAACATGTTAATAATCAGAAGCTTGTCTTGAAACGGTGTTTTGATGACAGGTGCACCCCTACACATTCCGGAACGAGAACCAGTTTCTGCACTTCAACTTTAGTGAAGACCCGTATAACGAATACAAGTATTGGATGCACACGATTGGTGTTGATGGACTCTTTACAGATTTCACTGGCAGTCTCCATCAGTATCAGGAGTGGACTTCCCCATTTccatctgacgaggaagacgcTTATAAATTACTAGATAAGATAGTATCCATGATCACAAATTTCAAACATTAGTATTTCTATATATGTCATTTAGAATTTTGTTCAGTTGTTTTTGGCTGGCATTCTGAGTTAAAACTTGTGCAGTTCAACTGTCTTCTTTGCTTTTTTCCTCTTTTGAATATTTCGGAGGCAGAGAAAATGAAGAATCCAGGAAGCTATGTTGGCTTCAAGAAAACGAGTTTGTGAAAACCCAACATGGAAACATAAATACATTACGATATCTACAATAATGCTACTGG from the Primulina tabacum isolate GXHZ01 chromosome 16, ASM2559414v2, whole genome shotgun sequence genome contains:
- the LOC142529943 gene encoding glycerophosphodiester phosphodiesterase GDPD6, with the translated sequence MGSFCHAPFFFLLLIVGCSARALYPLPGRRNDRNRLPLQTFRPYNIAHRGSNGEIPEETAAAYMRAIEEGADFIESDILSSKDGVLICFHDVNLDDTTDIAMHKEFSDRKRTYEVQGDNITGYFTVDFTIKELKSLRVKQRYHFRDQQYNGQFPIITFEEFISIALDAPRVVGIYPEMKNPVFINQHVKWSGGKKFEDKFVETLEKYGYKGSYLSKQWLKQPVFVQSFAPTSLTYISNLTDVPKIFLIDDTTMPTQDTNQSFWEITSDKYLDFIKEYVVGIGPWKDTLVTASNNYLQTPTDLVARAHAHNLQVHPYTFRNENQFLHFNFSEDPYNEYKYWMHTIGVDGLFTDFTGSLHQYQEWTSPFPSDEEDAYKLLDKIVSMITNFKH